Proteins encoded in a region of the Methanobrevibacter millerae genome:
- the hdrC gene encoding ferredoxin:CoB-CoM heterodisulfide reductase subunit HdrC yields MTSKQNIDDSPVDFAEKIIMDVKNSKDEGVLKCVQCGMCTSTCPAARHSDYNPRDIIERVLAGDESILQDDLIWNCFYCYTCHSVCPVGNSVCEVNQILKQIAISRQIGYDKLYEYMGFADSYFTAAIGAIPEIFFDDIKNDVPGWWEFRTNLGEIREELELDPPLMPPKETIDEVSKILTITGFKEKIEKIRASQEAEK; encoded by the coding sequence ATGACTTCAAAGCAAAATATTGATGATTCACCAGTAGATTTTGCAGAAAAAATCATTATGGATGTAAAAAACTCCAAGGATGAAGGGGTCTTAAAGTGTGTACAGTGCGGAATGTGCACATCAACCTGTCCTGCAGCCCGCCACTCTGATTATAATCCTCGTGATATAATTGAAAGGGTTTTGGCTGGTGATGAATCAATTTTACAGGATGATTTGATTTGGAATTGCTTTTATTGCTATACCTGCCATAGCGTATGTCCCGTTGGAAATAGCGTATGTGAGGTAAATCAAATACTAAAACAAATTGCAATATCTAGACAAATCGGTTATGATAAGTTATATGAATATATGGGCTTTGCGGATTCATATTTCACTGCAGCCATAGGTGCAATTCCTGAGATATTTTTTGACGACATTAAAAACGATGTTCCAGGATGGTGGGAATTCAGAACTAATTTGGGAGAAATACGTGAAGAATTGGAATTGGATCCTCCATTAATGCCACCAAAGGAAACCATTGATGAGGTAAGCAAAATATTGACAATTACAGGTTTTAAAGAAAAAATTGAAAAAATAAGGGCATCACAGGAGGCAGAAAAATGA
- a CDS encoding methanogenesis marker 16 metalloprotein → MKKRDINQINKRIDDGEANIYTAEEFKKLIKEDNAPSFDEVDVVTTGTCGVMSGTAAILNFIVSEPGEFIRADKVYLNGVPAYAGPCPNEWLGEVDVILHGTSHSINDEGYGGGFLLKDIMEGKSVDVRVESVDGKTIENTITKSDINRAQIIGSRMAFKNYTAFTNPNSEAVSSIFAATPLEGNLSGLTFSGCGDLNPLENDLPHNVIKTGKKVLLNDAEAFILGDGTRSNPQKPNLMLSGDLTQMDSYYFGGFKTGQGGEIFNTVAIPIPVLNEEIYNNLLICDSDVTLPVADIKGRHLPLAETNYYELWGTYDLRPQYDRAKCSVCDSCEVENVCPTNAFSNQRLDLSRCFGCGMCANFCSHDAFDMNTGSVDLKINEKDVNIPIICRQSDRLRANKLSLKLKKMIKSGEFKL, encoded by the coding sequence TTGAAAAAGAGAGATATAAACCAAATCAATAAAAGAATTGATGATGGTGAAGCTAACATTTATACTGCAGAGGAGTTTAAAAAACTCATTAAAGAAGATAATGCTCCAAGCTTTGATGAGGTAGATGTAGTTACAACCGGAACATGTGGAGTCATGAGTGGAACCGCAGCCATTTTAAACTTCATTGTCAGTGAACCTGGAGAGTTCATAAGAGCAGATAAAGTTTATTTAAATGGAGTTCCTGCTTATGCAGGGCCTTGTCCTAATGAATGGTTAGGTGAAGTTGATGTAATACTTCATGGAACATCACATTCAATAAACGATGAAGGATACGGTGGAGGATTTTTACTTAAAGATATAATGGAAGGAAAATCCGTAGACGTGAGAGTGGAAAGCGTAGATGGAAAGACAATTGAAAATACTATTACGAAAAGTGACATAAATAGAGCCCAAATTATAGGCTCACGTATGGCATTTAAAAACTACACAGCTTTTACCAATCCGAATTCTGAAGCGGTTTCATCAATATTTGCCGCAACTCCTCTTGAAGGAAACCTTTCAGGCTTGACGTTTTCGGGATGTGGTGATTTGAATCCTTTGGAAAATGATTTGCCTCACAATGTCATTAAAACAGGTAAAAAAGTTTTATTGAATGATGCTGAAGCGTTCATTTTAGGAGATGGAACCAGATCAAATCCTCAAAAGCCAAATCTCATGCTTTCAGGGGACCTGACACAGATGGATTCATACTACTTTGGAGGGTTTAAAACAGGTCAGGGTGGTGAAATATTTAACACAGTAGCTATACCGATTCCTGTATTGAATGAAGAAATTTACAATAATCTGCTTATTTGCGATAGTGATGTTACTCTGCCTGTAGCTGATATCAAAGGTCGTCATTTGCCGCTGGCTGAAACCAATTATTATGAGCTATGGGGAACATATGACTTAAGGCCTCAATATGACAGAGCAAAATGTTCGGTTTGTGATTCATGTGAAGTTGAAAATGTCTGTCCTACAAATGCATTTTCTAACCAGCGCCTGGATTTAAGTCGCTGCTTTGGATGTGGAATGTGCGCCAACTTCTGCAGTCATGATGCATTTGACATGAATACGGGCAGTGTAGATTTGAAAATTAACGAAAAAGATGTTAATATTCCTATTATTTGCAGACAATCAGACAGATTAAGAGCAAACAAGCTATCACTTAAATTAAAGAAAATGATTAAATCAGGCGAATTTAAATTGTGA
- a CDS encoding P-II family nitrogen regulator, with the protein MKRIIAVIREERFELVKTALLTAGCEGMNVSTVKGRGRQIGIKESYRGSSYCIDLIPKTRVELIVKEEDLDEIIDIIIDSARTGEVGDGKIFVSDVEEVIRIRTGERGNKAV; encoded by the coding sequence ATGAAAAGAATTATTGCGGTCATACGTGAAGAAAGATTCGAACTTGTTAAAACAGCCCTTTTAACAGCCGGTTGTGAAGGAATGAATGTTTCAACCGTAAAAGGAAGAGGAAGACAAATAGGGATAAAAGAATCATACAGAGGTTCCAGTTACTGTATTGATCTGATTCCAAAAACAAGAGTTGAACTGATAGTAAAAGAAGAAGATTTGGATGAAATTATAGATATCATAATTGATAGCGCAAGAACGGGAGAAGTTGGAGACGGTAAAATATTTGTATCCGATGTAGAAGAAGTTATAAGAATTAGAACCGGCGAAAGGGGAAACAAGGCAGTTTAA
- the hdrB gene encoding ferredoxin:CoB-CoM heterodisulfide reductase subunit HdrB — MKSIPDKDILLFRSCLVSVEYPGIESSTKFVFDKLGIDYAISEKQTCCTGLGHYSDVFDQVDTSAIGARNFKIAKEINRPNLVMMCATCYAINKKSVKLLNKKDDLRNHINQLFEENGLSHLKYEKDDLLPTENIFHVVDILYNKISEIPNHIKYDLSDYKIATHHGCHYCKVHYEDTIAGFRDPNILDELVEACGCKSIGWYDHKRATCGTGFRQRYSNPDLSFTATADKMNALDDEEVEIVVHLCPNCHIQFDRYQPLISKREGREFKAIHLNIAQFIAIAMGGDFDKVIGVKAHTTPIESVINDLREVKK; from the coding sequence ATGAAATCTATTCCGGATAAGGATATATTGCTTTTTAGAAGCTGTCTTGTAAGCGTAGAGTATCCAGGTATTGAGTCATCTACAAAATTTGTCTTTGACAAGCTGGGCATTGACTATGCAATATCAGAAAAGCAAACCTGCTGCACGGGATTAGGCCATTATTCAGATGTGTTTGACCAGGTTGACACATCAGCCATAGGGGCTCGTAATTTCAAAATAGCAAAAGAAATAAATAGGCCGAATCTTGTAATGATGTGCGCTACATGTTATGCAATCAATAAGAAGTCCGTCAAGCTATTGAATAAAAAGGATGATTTGAGAAATCACATCAATCAGTTGTTTGAAGAAAACGGCTTGAGCCATTTGAAATATGAAAAGGATGATTTGCTTCCAACTGAAAACATATTTCATGTAGTGGATATTTTATATAATAAGATTTCAGAAATTCCAAATCATATTAAATATGATTTAAGCGACTATAAGATAGCTACTCACCATGGATGCCACTACTGTAAGGTTCACTATGAGGATACCATTGCAGGATTTAGGGATCCTAATATTTTGGATGAATTGGTTGAAGCCTGCGGATGCAAAAGCATTGGTTGGTATGACCATAAACGTGCAACATGCGGAACAGGATTCAGGCAAAGGTATTCAAATCCTGATTTGTCATTTACTGCAACTGCTGATAAGATGAACGCACTGGACGATGAGGAAGTGGAGATTGTTGTTCATTTATGTCCGAATTGTCATATTCAGTTTGACCGCTATCAGCCGTTGATATCAAAAAGAGAAGGTAGAGAGTTTAAGGCTATTCATTTAAATATTGCACAATTTATCGCAATTGCTATGGGCGGTGATTTCGATAAGGTAATTGGTGTTAAAGCTCATACTACACCAATTGAATCTGTGATAAATGACCTAAGGGAGGTTAAAAAATGA
- a CDS encoding class III signal peptide-containing protein, whose amino-acid sequence MILESRGQISAEYLLLLGSLIVILMISISFIASQNELTMAMVAARSGVNEGSLYASSAIYPSDTFNDYSKKGYEILIPSSVEIVNISYTDMGHDPNFDKQKIQFMVYAHSSKELDKKELDSIGDRINYNLRKSLALTFETAGSTNKLFNPVFSKHYIFTTANVKWI is encoded by the coding sequence ATGATTCTTGAAAGTAGAGGACAGATAAGTGCAGAATATTTGCTGCTGTTAGGTTCATTGATTGTTATTTTGATGATTTCTATATCTTTTATAGCATCCCAAAATGAACTGACAATGGCAATGGTGGCAGCAAGAAGTGGAGTGAATGAAGGAAGCCTTTATGCATCTAGTGCAATCTACCCGTCGGATACATTCAACGACTATTCCAAAAAGGGCTATGAAATTTTAATTCCATCTTCGGTTGAAATAGTAAATATCAGCTATACTGATATGGGTCATGACCCAAACTTTGACAAGCAGAAAATTCAATTCATGGTTTATGCCCATTCATCAAAGGAGTTGGATAAAAAAGAACTTGATTCTATAGGTGACCGGATAAATTATAATTTGAGAAAATCCCTAGCTCTGACTTTTGAGACTGCCGGTTCAACAAACAAACTTTTCAATCCGGTTTTTTCAAAGCATTATATTTTCACAACAGCAAATGTTAAATGGATTTAG
- a CDS encoding transcriptional regulator, translating to MKEEEILHSLGYVMASSYRLSVIKYIGNGVKIPSDIAKKIGVRTNHISNVLADLKENGLVVCLNEDAHKGRLYKNTELSLEILKYLKEMD from the coding sequence ATGAAAGAGGAAGAAATTTTACATTCATTAGGTTATGTGATGGCATCATCATACAGGCTCAGTGTTATAAAATATATAGGCAATGGTGTAAAAATACCATCAGACATTGCAAAAAAAATAGGTGTTAGAACAAATCATATATCAAATGTTTTAGCTGATTTAAAAGAAAATGGTTTGGTTGTTTGTTTAAACGAAGATGCCCATAAAGGTAGATTATATAAAAATACTGAATTATCATTAGAGATTTTAAAATATTTAAAAGAAATGGATTAA
- a CDS encoding carboxymuconolactone decarboxylase family protein produces MEDRFEKGMNILKITNEETIEDIFKELEDIAPDLGRFIVEFPYSEIYTRKEVDLKTRELCTVAALTAIGTIPQLKDHINAALAVGNTPREIVEIIMQMSAYAGFPKAINGIMAAKEVFKQKDLLPVE; encoded by the coding sequence ATGGAAGACAGATTTGAAAAAGGCATGAACATATTAAAAATCACAAATGAGGAAACTATTGAAGACATATTTAAAGAGCTTGAGGATATCGCTCCTGATTTAGGACGTTTCATTGTTGAATTTCCATACTCAGAAATTTATACAAGAAAAGAAGTTGATTTGAAAACTCGGGAGTTATGTACTGTAGCTGCATTGACCGCTATTGGAACAATTCCTCAGCTTAAGGACCATATCAATGCTGCTTTGGCTGTTGGAAATACTCCCCGTGAAATTGTTGAAATTATAATGCAGATGTCTGCTTATGCAGGTTTTCCAAAGGCTATTAATGGTATAATGGCAGCAAAAGAGGTTTTTAAACAAAAAGACTTGCTTCCAGTGGAGTGA
- a CDS encoding ammonium transporter produces MVLSTGNTAWMLVSTIMVLLMTIPGIAFFYGGLSKRKNVLNTMFLSLIAFSIASLIWILYGYQLSFSSSTLLGFIGIPENLLMEGIGVNSLTDTIPTYVFAGFELTFAALTAAIVSGSIVGRMKTKSWIIFTILWVSLVYIPVCHWIWGGGWLMNMGAIDFAGGVAVEVNSGFSALALALILGKRKDTSLLPHNLGYSILGAGFLWFGWMGFNGGSALAANGLAGSAILVSNTAAAAAMIAWVILDTINVGKPTVLGAITGAVAGLVAITPAAGFVGLSGSIVIGIVASLISYYAIYNLKTRFGYDDALDVFGVHGLSGVWGLIATGLFASPAINGVAGLFYGNPGQLTIQIIAVVATAIYTFAVSLIIAKALDITIGLRVEDNEEITGLDTALHEESGYRL; encoded by the coding sequence ATGGTTTTAAGTACAGGAAATACAGCCTGGATGCTCGTTTCAACAATAATGGTTCTGCTAATGACAATTCCAGGGATAGCATTTTTTTATGGAGGATTATCAAAAAGAAAAAACGTGTTAAATACAATGTTTCTATCATTAATAGCTTTTTCAATAGCTAGCCTAATTTGGATTCTATACGGATATCAGCTTTCATTTTCATCATCAACTTTGCTTGGATTTATAGGAATACCGGAAAATCTATTAATGGAAGGAATAGGAGTAAATTCACTGACAGATACTATACCGACATACGTATTTGCAGGATTTGAACTAACCTTTGCAGCACTGACTGCAGCAATCGTATCTGGTTCAATAGTCGGAAGAATGAAAACCAAATCATGGATTATATTCACCATATTATGGGTTAGCCTTGTATACATCCCAGTATGCCACTGGATATGGGGTGGAGGATGGCTGATGAATATGGGTGCAATAGATTTTGCAGGAGGTGTGGCTGTAGAAGTCAATTCCGGTTTTTCAGCACTTGCATTAGCACTCATTCTCGGAAAAAGAAAAGATACATCACTTCTCCCACATAACCTGGGATATTCAATTTTAGGCGCAGGATTTCTGTGGTTCGGATGGATGGGATTCAACGGAGGATCCGCACTTGCAGCTAACGGACTGGCAGGTTCAGCAATACTTGTATCAAATACCGCAGCAGCAGCCGCAATGATTGCATGGGTAATTTTAGATACGATAAATGTAGGAAAACCAACAGTCTTAGGTGCAATCACTGGTGCAGTTGCAGGATTAGTTGCAATTACTCCTGCAGCAGGTTTCGTTGGCCTTTCAGGTTCAATAGTAATCGGTATTGTAGCATCATTAATATCATACTATGCAATCTACAACCTTAAAACAAGATTCGGATACGATGATGCACTGGATGTATTTGGAGTTCACGGACTTTCAGGAGTATGGGGACTGATAGCAACAGGATTATTTGCTTCACCTGCAATAAACGGAGTTGCAGGACTCTTTTACGGAAATCCCGGACAGTTGACAATACAGATTATAGCTGTTGTTGCAACGGCAATATATACGTTTGCAGTAAGTTTAATAATAGCAAAAGCATTAGATATTACTATAGGATTAAGAGTGGAAGACAACGAAGAAATTACTGGATTGGATACTGCATTGCATGAGGAATCCGGATACAGACTTTAA
- a CDS encoding TatD family hydrolase, whose translation MIDTHCHIDFEEYDKDRSEVIARAKDKLDAVIVSGIGYESNQGVLNLCSKYEGFIYPSFGYHPVSSQNCSDEELKQAHTHLIDNINNIVAIGEVGMDYFYVKDKALREKQKEIFLSFIEIANDYKVPLLMHVRDCEKKALNIVLDYEDIPYVIFHCYSGSLKTARRIMEKDNYFMSFSTMLCYSKAHQELIKNISLDHILTETDSPYLAMTKEERNEPANVVKAVKKIAEIQNEDIETVDSITTNNARKVFKI comes from the coding sequence ATGATAGATACACATTGCCATATTGACTTTGAAGAATATGATAAAGACCGTAGTGAAGTCATTGCCCGTGCAAAAGACAAATTGGATGCAGTAATAGTATCTGGAATAGGATATGAAAGTAATCAAGGAGTTTTGAATTTATGTTCAAAATATGAAGGATTTATCTATCCGTCTTTTGGCTATCACCCAGTATCTTCACAGAATTGTAGTGATGAAGAATTGAAACAGGCACACACCCATCTGATTGATAACATCAATAACATTGTTGCAATTGGAGAAGTGGGAATGGACTATTTTTACGTCAAGGATAAGGCATTACGTGAAAAACAGAAAGAAATCTTTTTGAGCTTTATTGAAATAGCTAACGATTATAAGGTTCCGTTGCTTATGCATGTAAGGGACTGTGAAAAAAAAGCGCTGAATATCGTGCTTGACTATGAGGATATTCCATATGTAATATTTCACTGCTACAGCGGAAGTTTAAAAACTGCCAGAAGAATAATGGAAAAGGACAATTACTTCATGAGCTTTTCTACAATGCTCTGCTACTCAAAAGCACATCAGGAATTAATCAAAAACATTTCTCTCGACCACATATTAACTGAAACTGACAGTCCTTATTTAGCCATGACAAAAGAAGAGAGAAATGAACCTGCAAATGTAGTCAAGGCAGTTAAAAAAATAGCTGAAATTCAAAATGAAGATATAGAAACTGTTGATAGCATTACTACCAACAATGCAAGAAAAGTTTTTAAAATTTAA
- the comA gene encoding phosphosulfolactate synthase — protein MKAFDFLLNKREEKPRSNGITMVLDKGLGLETAESLMNISGEYVDYLKFGWGTSIIHDEDIIKAKVEMYKSHDIIPYTGGTLFELAFMNDKLDEFFKRAHELGFPAIEISDGSINLAHEDKLDSIRKAKDEGFIVLSEVGKKDPNLDKELTLDERISFMQSELDAGSSLIIVEAREGGKNIGIFDASGNAKEDEIDYILDNFDGDKILWEAPNKDQQVFFILKLGNTVNLGNVSSDDITSLETLRQGLRGDTVGKIN, from the coding sequence TTGAAAGCATTTGATTTTTTATTAAATAAGCGAGAAGAAAAACCAAGAAGCAATGGAATAACTATGGTTTTGGATAAGGGTTTAGGCCTTGAGACTGCAGAAAGCTTGATGAATATTTCCGGCGAGTATGTTGATTATCTGAAATTTGGATGGGGAACTTCCATCATTCATGATGAGGACATTATCAAAGCCAAGGTTGAAATGTATAAAAGTCATGATATAATTCCATATACTGGAGGAACACTGTTTGAACTGGCTTTCATGAATGATAAACTTGATGAATTCTTTAAAAGAGCTCATGAATTAGGTTTTCCAGCTATTGAAATATCTGACGGTTCCATTAATTTAGCTCATGAGGATAAACTTGATTCAATCAGAAAAGCTAAAGATGAAGGTTTCATAGTATTATCTGAAGTTGGTAAAAAGGATCCTAATCTTGATAAGGAACTTACATTGGATGAAAGAATCAGTTTTATGCAATCTGAACTTGATGCAGGTTCATCTTTAATAATTGTAGAGGCTAGGGAAGGCGGAAAAAACATTGGAATATTTGATGCATCAGGAAACGCCAAGGAAGATGAAATCGATTATATTTTAGATAATTTTGATGGAGATAAAATATTATGGGAAGCTCCTAACAAGGACCAGCAGGTATTTTTTATTTTAAAACTTGGAAATACAGTTAATTTAGGTAATGTTTCAAGCGATGACATAACTTCTCTTGAGACTTTAAGACAGGGTCTGAGGGGAGATACTGTAGGAAAAATCAATTAG
- a CDS encoding UPF0058 family protein: MYKDEMIQLHQFLVYVLKYLEEDNQISNDCSEYISLKISPHHIHKTKAEHKHAIFVLCKIISEVIADKDNHSIPDNVRNSLADLVTRSEKEINIA, translated from the coding sequence ATGTATAAAGATGAAATGATACAATTACATCAATTTTTGGTTTATGTTTTAAAATATTTAGAAGAAGATAATCAAATTTCTAACGATTGCAGCGAATATATATCTCTAAAAATAAGTCCGCATCATATCCATAAAACTAAAGCTGAACATAAACATGCAATTTTTGTCCTTTGTAAAATTATATCTGAGGTAATTGCTGATAAAGACAATCATTCCATTCCAGATAATGTACGTAATTCTTTAGCAGATTTAGTTACCCGTTCAGAAAAAGAAATTAACATAGCTTAA
- the uppS gene encoding polyprenyl diphosphate synthase — translation MGENIIYRLYDWYISRDLDPNKMPKHVAIIMDGNRRFAKLQGNIDVIKGHELGVDTLENVLDWSIELGIEIITVYAFSTENFNRPQNEVEGLMRLFVINFKRLVDHEKIHKNEVRVKVVGRTELLPDDVKEAIDEAEEATKNYNKRFLNLAIGYDGRLEIIDSFKKIIKDVQEGKITVDDVDEELVSKNLYTEGIDDPNLIIRTSGEERLSGFLLWQSSYSELYFCETLWPELRKVDFLRAIRSYQARERRFGV, via the coding sequence ATGGGAGAAAATATAATTTATAGACTATATGATTGGTACATATCAAGGGACTTGGATCCAAATAAAATGCCGAAACATGTAGCTATCATTATGGACGGTAACAGAAGGTTTGCCAAACTCCAAGGAAATATAGATGTCATTAAAGGTCATGAGCTTGGAGTAGATACTTTAGAAAATGTTTTGGACTGGAGCATTGAACTTGGAATTGAAATAATTACAGTATATGCATTTTCAACTGAAAACTTCAATAGACCACAAAATGAAGTTGAAGGATTGATGAGGCTTTTTGTAATTAACTTCAAAAGATTAGTAGACCATGAAAAAATCCATAAAAATGAAGTTAGGGTCAAAGTTGTCGGAAGAACTGAACTTCTTCCAGATGACGTGAAAGAAGCTATAGACGAAGCTGAAGAGGCTACAAAAAATTACAATAAAAGATTCTTAAACTTGGCTATCGGTTATGATGGAAGACTTGAAATTATCGATTCATTCAAAAAGATTATCAAAGACGTTCAGGAAGGAAAGATTACAGTCGATGATGTTGATGAGGAATTGGTTAGCAAAAACCTCTACACCGAAGGAATCGATGATCCGAATCTTATCATAAGAACCAGCGGTGAAGAACGCCTAAGCGGATTCCTGTTATGGCAATCATCATATTCAGAGCTGTACTTCTGTGAAACATTATGGCCTGAACTGAGAAAAGTTGATTTTTTAAGGGCTATAAGGTCATACCAGGCAAGAGAAAGAAGATTTGGAGTATAA
- a CDS encoding UPF0280 family protein, which translates to MYFEEIDIDQTHIHLTSDLDGADLKHYIYRIRQDLKRYISMNLDFLLSIEPLKYKSDGLSPIVLKMYESSAKADVGPMACVAGTISEMSLNYLIDKGSDYSIVENGGDIAIINDKTVLCGIYSNNKILGNSIAFKIKPRKKPLGICTSSGKIGHSISFGQSDSVSVISKSPSVADGLATRIANEVTGEDSESKISNALEIAEEYREFFNGVLIISDENVGTVGKLPKIVESPEFNVKINHEK; encoded by the coding sequence ATGTATTTTGAAGAGATTGACATTGACCAGACACATATCCATCTTACCAGTGATTTGGATGGTGCTGATTTAAAGCATTATATCTATAGGATAAGGCAGGATTTGAAAAGATACATCTCAATGAATCTGGATTTTTTGTTATCCATAGAACCATTAAAATATAAAAGTGATGGATTAAGTCCCATTGTTTTGAAGATGTATGAATCATCTGCAAAGGCTGATGTAGGCCCTATGGCATGTGTTGCAGGAACGATTTCTGAAATGAGTTTAAACTATTTAATAGATAAAGGATCAGATTATTCCATTGTAGAAAATGGTGGGGACATTGCTATTATCAACGACAAAACAGTACTGTGCGGAATATATTCTAATAATAAAATTTTAGGAAACAGCATCGCTTTTAAAATCAAACCAAGAAAGAAACCATTAGGAATATGCACATCATCAGGAAAGATTGGCCATTCAATAAGCTTTGGACAGTCAGACAGTGTTAGTGTGATATCAAAAAGTCCTTCTGTTGCTGACGGACTTGCAACCAGAATAGCTAATGAAGTTACAGGCGAAGACAGTGAAAGCAAGATTTCAAATGCCCTTGAAATAGCTGAAGAGTACAGGGAATTTTTCAATGGAGTGTTAATCATATCTGATGAAAATGTTGGAACAGTTGGAAAACTACCTAAAATTGTCGAAAGTCCGGAATTTAATGTCAAAATAAATCATGAAAAATAA
- the mtxX gene encoding methanogenesis marker protein Mmp4/MtxX, which translates to MIKITVGIGKNKDIIQACEIFKQEKDDVEIELADNDNDLVNAILNEKVDAVIRGSLPASSVMKQLNAKFSDISRATYVNGNNVEFLLTPVGIDEGTTLEDKLKIAIHCGEFLKKQSKKPKIAVMASGRKGDYGRSEEISQSIDESEMLTDLIRKNSDFEVKNHYILIEKAIKDKCNVIIAPDGIIGNIIFRTLVLVNSWPSCGAVTFGINSIYIDTSRDQNTNGYLRSLKLAYKLANI; encoded by the coding sequence ATGATAAAAATTACTGTCGGAATAGGAAAAAACAAAGACATTATCCAAGCATGCGAAATTTTTAAACAAGAAAAAGATGATGTTGAAATAGAACTGGCTGACAATGACAACGATTTGGTCAATGCAATATTAAATGAAAAAGTAGATGCAGTAATAAGAGGATCTTTGCCTGCATCAAGTGTCATGAAACAGCTTAATGCTAAATTCAGCGACATATCCAGAGCAACATATGTCAACGGCAACAATGTTGAATTTCTCCTGACTCCAGTCGGAATTGATGAGGGAACAACACTTGAGGACAAGCTGAAAATAGCCATACATTGTGGAGAATTTCTAAAAAAGCAATCCAAAAAGCCAAAAATTGCAGTTATGGCATCCGGTAGAAAGGGAGATTATGGAAGAAGTGAGGAAATATCCCAATCCATCGATGAAAGTGAAATGTTAACTGATTTGATTAGAAAGAATAGTGATTTTGAAGTGAAAAACCATTATATTCTGATTGAAAAAGCTATAAAAGATAAATGTAATGTTATAATAGCTCCTGATGGAATTATAGGGAACATAATATTTAGAACATTGGTTTTAGTAAATTCCTGGCCAAGCTGTGGAGCTGTTACCTTTGGTATAAACAGCATTTACATTGACACAAGCCGTGACCAAAATACAAATGGATATTTGAGAAGCTTGAAATTAGCATACAAATTAGCCAATATTTAA
- the cobM gene encoding precorrin-4 C(11)-methyltransferase, translating into MTVKVIFIGAGPGDPDLITVKGRKVIEKADVIIYAGSLVNKDVLAPRKENCDVHNSAYLNLEETIDIMAKAIEEDKLVARVHTGDPAIYGAIGEQIRELKKLNIEYEIIPGVSSLFGTASALEAELTIPEVSQSVIITRPAGRTPKKELESIRSFSKHNATMCIFLGISMIDKVVDELLEGYTEDTPVAVVKKATWPDQEIIRGTLKDIAGKVKDANITKTAMIVVGDVLDPGDFTPSKLYDANFKHEYR; encoded by the coding sequence ATGACAGTTAAAGTTATTTTTATTGGAGCAGGCCCCGGGGACCCTGATCTGATTACAGTTAAAGGAAGAAAAGTTATTGAAAAAGCGGATGTTATTATCTATGCAGGTTCCCTTGTTAACAAAGATGTATTGGCTCCAAGAAAAGAAAATTGCGATGTTCACAATAGTGCTTATTTGAATCTTGAAGAAACCATTGACATTATGGCAAAGGCAATTGAAGAAGACAAGCTTGTTGCACGTGTTCACACTGGAGATCCTGCAATATACGGAGCTATTGGAGAACAGATTCGTGAATTGAAGAAACTTAACATTGAATACGAAATAATTCCTGGAGTAAGCTCATTATTTGGAACGGCAAGTGCTCTTGAAGCAGAGCTGACAATTCCTGAAGTTTCACAAAGTGTCATCATTACGCGGCCTGCCGGAAGAACACCCAAAAAAGAGCTGGAAAGCATCAGAAGCTTTTCAAAACATAATGCGACAATGTGCATTTTCCTTGGAATATCAATGATTGACAAGGTAGTCGATGAACTGCTTGAAGGCTACACTGAAGACACCCCAGTGGCAGTGGTCAAAAAGGCAACATGGCCAGACCAGGAAATAATTAGAGGAACCTTAAAGGATATTGCAGGCAAAGTTAAAGATGCCAATATTACGAAGACTGCAATGATTGTAGTTGGAGATGTCCTAGACCCGGGTGACTTTACACCATCCAAGCTATATGATGCTAATTTCAAACATGAATACAGATAA